The DNA window CACAACCCAACCCCAGATAAGCGGCAGataatagatggatggatggggttAGTTCCACCCACCTCTTCACACAGTTGGTAGAGTCCCTGATTCCCAGAAGACAAGTGACTGAGCCCCTTTTCCCAACACAATCTTCACACATTTGGTGGAGTCCATAGCGATAATAGGGACAACAGGCAGGAAGAGAAAACGCGTCATGGGGTTTCTCCTTTCACCTGCTCATTGTTGTTGAGTCCTGGGGAGGGCCGACTTTTCATGCCCTCTGTCCCCCCCCGGGAGGTCTCCTGGAAGAAGAGCCCGGGCATGCACACGGACATGATTATCCGTTTGTATTCCTTCCGGAAGTTCTGGTTCAACAGTCCGTAGATGATAGCATTAAGGCAGCTGTTAAAATAGGCCATGAAGTAGCTGACCACAAAGAGCCACTCCGGGACTCGGGGTGCCATCGTCTGGGGGTCGATGGCCACGGCCAGGCCGATGAAGTTGAGTGGCCCCCAGCAGATGGCGAAGAGGACGAACACCACGAACATGGTGATGAAGTTCCTCAGGTCGCTGGGCTTGAGGCGCTGCCGCACCTCACTCTTCACCTTCCGCCGCACCTGGATCACCAGGATCCAGATGCGCAGATAGCAGAAGATCACCACGGTGATGGGCACCAGGAAGTGGACGACCACTACAGCGATGGTGTATGAGCTGCTGACGGTCTGGGCGAAGGTACAGGAATAAATGCGCGGGTCGTACTGCAGGGAGCCCACAAATAGGTTGGGCACAATCGCCGCCACAGTGAGCAACCAGATGAGGGTCACCAGCAGCAGCGTGTTGCGGTAGCTGTAGAGCTTCTCATACTTGAGGCTGTGGCAGATGTAGCAGTAGCGGTTGATGGCGATGCCAGTGATGTTAAAGATGGAGCCGATGACGCTGAGCCCCATCAGGAAGCCGCTGACCTTGCACTGGGTGTCGCCCAGGGACCAGCCGTCATGGAAGATGGCGTAGAGCACCAGCGGGTAGGGGTAGAACGCCACCACCAGGTCGGCAAAGGCCAGGCTCACCACAAACACGTTCCCTGTGGGCACAAACCAAAGGCATGCTTAGCGGCGGGAGGAAATCTGTGGGATTATGGGAAATGAGTTTTTACCGGTATTTGGATCACGTCGTACCCAGTGGCAGTGTGTACCACCACTCAAATCACATATTTGCATCGAACCCCCGAGCTTTGggagccccctgttggccacattCAGTCACGACACAAAGAGGCCAAAGTGACTTTTTCAGTGGgacccagaaacaacaaacctgACCTTGTTCTTCTCAATTTTCTTCCATTATGTACTTAATTTGTCCATCAAATCCTTTCACTCTGTGAATATTCAGTGCTGACACTGTCTTGCCCAAAGCCAGTGTGACTGCTCGGTCTCCTTGTTAATCTCTCTCAGACATATCTTCAAATCTTATTACAGAACTGAGAGACGTGTGACGAATGACTACTCTATCTGCTAAGACGACTCTAAGTGGTTTGATTCAGAGGTTTAGTTCAGTTTTTTCAGACCTAATTGCTTAATAAATCCAGCAGAGTAGAGACACCTGTTAGAAAGTGTGATATTTCCCCCCTTTGGTTGTAAAACGCTTTTTCCTCAAGGGTTGCCTGGGACTGCCTTACGTCTGCTAACGGGATGAAGAATGACTTAACATCTGTAATTGCCTTGTAGAAATCATCTTGCCGAAAATATCATTGACAATGCACAGATTTCTCGTGCATTCTAACCTGTCTGTTAAAATATTACATTGAATTTGGCTCCTTTTTTAATCGTACAGAAACTTTTCCTACCGGTTAACTGGTTACTGGTGCTAGTTAATAGCAGGAGTTCTGAGAAGTTCACCCAGGTCCCACGTGTCATCAGATCATGGATAATTGGTGAATTAAAATGCTGCCCAACCCCTTGCAGCTCCGATGGTGCAGCTTCGCCTCCACAGACAGCAGGAGGCCACAGGGGTGTAATTTCCCATCCTGAGGTAGGGAGGTGGAACATGTTTGGCAGGGCGGCCCAGCTGAGGTGCCTGATTTCGAGCGCTACTTCCCCGTACACGCGACAACCCCGTACATGCGACGTCCCCTACGTATAATCGGCTGCCATTAATTATATTTACATCTAGACTGCAGTAGTATGACGTTCAGCTCTTATCCTCATAGATGCTGCGATTATAGTTAATGTCAGTGACCCCTGTTGAATGACAGTGGACTCGCCGCATTCATCCTATGGTGACATCCACCGTTTCTGTCGTTCTGGGATTCCCTCCATCTTCACGTCTCCCGGTACTGACAGGGACAGGAAAAGGGGGGGAGGAGTCTGTCCAgccacagctgggggggggggggtaggtggaGACTGGTGTCATTTTCACTCTGATGTTCTCCTGAGCGAGTTTATTTGTCCGGAAACACTTTGCCGCGATATACGATAATGTTCCCCAGGCAGTCgaatacaaaaatgaaaaaacccTGAAACGCCGATACTGAGAAAGTGAAACTGATGTGAGGACAAAAGCCGGTGTGTGAGAGGAGCATCTGCGGGATGGACCGCAGGCAAAGGCGGAGAGAAACGGCTGCTGTTTGGGTCACGACCTGGCTGACTGGCCTGGTAACGGTACAtggaaagcagacagacagaaagttggggggggggggtcacacgtTTCCCTCTCTTTTCTGATCTTCACACACAATCTTTTATCTCcttcagaaaagaaaaacaaaattattcaTCACTTTGTTCTTGCAACAAAAACTCAGTTATCAGAAAAACACTCATTATTTTGAGCCTGTTttgcggaaaaaaaaaaaacttagaaAAATAGGACAGTGATTAAAGAAAAACCTTGAAGTGGTTCCAAAACAATGCAAAAGAAGTGCAGCACTCTTGTACCGTGATGCTGTGATGAGTGGATGCTGCAAAAAATGCTCATGTAATGTGGCAGCCTTGATGGAAAATGATCTCTGATAAACAGCTGCAGGAGGTCTGAGGGCAATACGAATAAAACGCAGATCGAAGCACATCGGATTTCAACAACTAGCTTTGCTCTCTGCTTATATcctttaattaaatataacatgcatcacatttactttatttaacagAACTTTCtttccaaagtgacgtacaaatGAGTGAAACAACACGTTACACACTTATGGCTGTCAAGGACTCTATTGGGCACAAGCGTATTTACGCTGATCTTCCAGTGAATATCAGCAGAAGGGGCAGCATCCATGAAGCATGGAGCGATATCAGGCTAGTGTTTCTCTTTGCTTGTTCCTCGACCCTGCGATGGTACCGGCCGTGGACTGCCTCACTGGGTTGTCATGTAGCGCATAGCAGGCTTGTGTAATTCGCAGGGAAACACGGAAGGGTGGGGGGCACTCGGGCTCCTGCTTTGGAATTCTGCATGGAAGCCAATACGGCAAACCGTGAcccagaaaaaaatatacaccACACATTTGCAAGCTTACTGTACTCTCTGAGGTTAATGATGCCGTTTGGGTTTGGGATGGGGGGAGAGATATATATTTCATGCATCTTGCATTTATAATACATGCAGCCTTGAGTTGAATATTTCAGGGCCAGGAAAATGTGTCATATGAAAGTTGAGCTTTAAGTGAGATGTTTGCGGACATTGTGGGTAGCAGGGCCTTGCTTAAGACAGAACCACTGCCTGGCTCTGCTGTGTATCTGAAAATCTCACAAACTACAGTGATGATGACGGCAGCTAAAATGCAGATTCACGCGTTCGCTCACTGCCTAATCGATTTATTCACACTGGTACCAGCACTGACGTTCTAAAAGACCCGGTTTCCAGGAGCGACTCCCACCACCATCATCAGAACAGATGTTCCTGCGCCTGTCTAATGTTCCGTGTCGGACTGAGACGGACTGAGGCAGACACGCCATTAGGACTGGATCGCACTGCGCTGACCCAGACATCAGCTGGCAGATGGTGGAATGCCAGTGCACCTCTGTGTTTGGGGAGGTGGCTCTCTCACAGGGCCAGCTTACAGACACATCAGTCAACGACATCCAGCTAAGTTAAGGTTACAGGGCGTCAGCCAGATGTGGCCCCAGCTTTAATGTATTTATCGCGAACAATGAGTGACACATTGCTTATTAAAGGCATCCTGTGTTTGTCTCAGTGCTATCAAATTTGGGCCACATTTTCAGAGGACTGAGCTGCATTTTGTCCCAGTTGTACAATCAAGGACATCGTAAGCCAAAAGTCAGAATCGGAATTAACATGCACCTTTAACGAGATAAAGATGCACATGGGAAAGTGTTTAACTACTTAACAGGTGTTTGTAGACAATGACTAACAGTGTTGGTAACATGTATCACCTTATTGAGCCCTGTGGAGTGTGAGAAAGCAGACTGGGCAGGGAATGATCCGGAAGAGACCATGACTGGTGGGGAAGCTCAGCGAAGCGTGTCTCAGTGCCGTCATGGTGCATCTGACGCTGTCCAAGGTCCTGAACTCTGTAAACATGCCATGAACGTGCCTGACATGCTCTCAGTAGGCCTGGACGTCCAGGCCTTAAAGGAGTCATTTGCAATTTTAAGACGCCTTCTGGCACCATGGCAGCAGTACAGGCCACCTGTGACAGACCAGCTGTGAAGCCAAGCCATCCACCCAAGCTCTACTGGCCTATTCCAACCCATCTCCTGTGCCTCCCCTGTAAAGACACTTAAATTCCCATCCATTGTCTTAACTACTCCTCATTGTTTGGTTAATACCATTTCTCTGTCCataccctcccccctccccatccatgGCACAtggttccatttcctgattggTTACTGCTCATGTGTAGCTATGATGAGCTGAAGCAGGTACATCTCACCATAGGATCGGCTCCGAACCcatgcgaccctgaatagggcgagtgggtacagaaaatggatggatggatagggtCCCGCTCCCAGCCTCGCTTCCGATCTGTGCAGGTGAAGGCAGACGTTTCCTCATGTGACTGTGGCCTGCGCTGCCATTAGGAGACATGCGGAGCAGGCTGTGGATACGGGGGTTTGATCACATCCCTGTTAACTCTGTGCACCGGGGGGACAGTCGTTAGCACAGAGACCTGACTCACTGCTGTCACATGCTAGCTGACCCCCATCACTGCACCTGGATCCCATTACCAGTATAAGCCAGGTCCGCAAACCATGATGCAGGCCGTGAGGAGCTTCTCTCTGAGTAGTTATCCTAAGTGTCATCTTTAATTTGTCACGagtctttttttaaatgacaaacaATCCTCTGCCTCAAAGTATCACCTTGGACAACTCACATCCTCCCTGAAAACGAAGAGCGATCACTCCTGCTTCCTCTTGCTTGGGGGCAGATCGGTAGCGGATCCGCCTCACTGTAAATGCGGGTCGCGCCGGCAGGTCTGCAGCAGCAGACCTACAGTAATGGTGTGTTTCTTGGCTAAGATGGTATCATGCAGCTCCTCTACAGTTTTTCCTCCGCACACTTTTTACAACTGGTAGCAAATACATCTTCCCTGGCAGCAGGTACACATTCAGATTTGCAAgctgtcatttttaaatgtgagAATAACGTCATATATTTTCATCTTTCGAGAGGTGCACGCTGACTGATGCGGCGTTAAAGAATGATTTAACATGGAGAGCCCTCAGTCGGCATTAAGTAAGCAGCTTCAGGTGCTCGGTCAAAGCAGGGGAGCGAAATGCCGAGAGTGTTCAGAGGTATTCAAGAGGTCGCTGAGGACGCTGCCGGGTGACAGTGCAGTAACTGTACACTCGGGGTCACTGGCCAGGCAGAATACCagcatttatttacacagcAGTTTTTAAACGAGCCCGGCTGTGAAAGCCAGCTCTGGCTATATATGCTTCGGTGGCAAAACAAAAAGACCGTTACAGACCATGAAGGTGACTTCTTGTTTCCAGACGCTGAGACGTTTTATTCACTTATTACCAGCTAATAGTTCTTGAATCACAACTGTCGgtattgaaattgctgcagttaGTTGTTAATCATGAGATAATAGGTGTCCCATTAGAACATGGCATCAGACATTGCACAGTTAACTGGCTCATAAAACATAttggattttcatttaattgttGAACATCAGACATACTAATATAAATATGGTGCAGCAGCGCTTCagtgtgtaatttttttttttaccagcaTAAAGTTTAACCTGCTATCACGTGTTAGTTATGCATTTCTGAAAGTTACTTTTTCCTAATTTTAAGCTGCATAGAGACGAGTACAGAGCTGAGAGCTTATAGCCTAGCCTACCACGCCTCGGTCAGGCTGGTGGTGTtcaaggtggtggtggtggtggtggtggtggtggtggggggggggggggatgtcctcCTTGAAAACTCCCCAGTTTCCTGCTTTTGTCTACTGTGCCATGGTGCGTTGCCATGTTACACGACTGATACATCATGAACAAGGGGGAAAACAGACATCCGGGATCCACGAGGTCGAAAGGCAAATGAGCTGACCGTGCGACGGGCT is part of the Paramormyrops kingsleyae isolate MSU_618 chromosome 17, PKINGS_0.4, whole genome shotgun sequence genome and encodes:
- the mtnr1ba gene encoding melatonin receptor type 1B-A, producing MPEDVSLLRNRTELGHGRSLTTPPPARPAWTIAVLASVLIFTTVVDVLGNFLVIISVARNRKLRNAGNVFVVSLAFADLVVAFYPYPLVLYAIFHDGWSLGDTQCKVSGFLMGLSVIGSIFNITGIAINRYCYICHSLKYEKLYSYRNTLLLVTLIWLLTVAAIVPNLFVGSLQYDPRIYSCTFAQTVSSSYTIAVVVVHFLVPITVVIFCYLRIWILVIQVRRKVKSEVRQRLKPSDLRNFITMFVVFVLFAICWGPLNFIGLAVAIDPQTMAPRVPEWLFVVSYFMAYFNSCLNAIIYGLLNQNFRKEYKRIIMSVCMPGLFFQETSRGGTEGMKSRPSPGLNNNEQVKGETP